ttctttttcttcagtgAACAATCTTGCTTTGGTGAAGCCGGAGAAGGCCAAAGCAGTTGAAAACTATCTCATTCAAATGGCTCGTTTTGGAAAATTGGGagcaaaggtaaaaaaaaaaaaaaaaaaaccttgttgTGCTTGGAGTACTGATGTTAATATTCTTCCTAATGCCAGCAGCGCAATGAATGgatgttttcttcttttgtcaGATTTCGGAGTCAGGCTTGATCGAGATTCTAGAAAAAGTCAGTCAGCAAACAGACAAGAAGACGACTGTCACAGTAAGTTCCGCTAAAGGCCCTGACGCACAAAGCCGACGGTTGGTCGGCTGAACAGCAAAttcatctgattggctgttcagctTGGAAACAAGAGGGAGGAAAACAAATGATTGTGACAGGCACACCCATGGCTCCTCTCATTTTCATCTGATCAATCCAATACACATAGAGCTGTCAAAACGGGtcaaaaattacatttgaatgTGATTTAACCCTAAACACACAGGTTCAAACTATTGGAATAacaattttttcaacattatgTCCATAAGATGGAAAACATAACCTCCAACGGGATATACATAACTACTTGTTTAGGCATATTTATTCCAACAataacatgtcttttaaaagatttctacatacctacacattacaaaatTAACTAACATTAATAAACTAATATCCTACTCTGTGATATTTAATATAAAGACTGTAATAGACCTCTCTCTGCACCCTCTGCATCGCTAAACAATTAGCCCCAAAAAAGTCACCTATATTTGATTCATTATCAGTCAATTCTTACCTCCATCTTACATCTTTATGCTCTGTACTTGTCAGTTCAACAGGCGGAAGGTGATGGACTCGGATGATGAGGATGATTACTAACTTTAAACGGGAGCCCAGGAACAGGCCAAGAAATCTGGAGAGGATATGCTTCACTGGGACTCTGATGCTATCTTTGACCTGTTAGCTGAATCTGGGATGCCACACTAGCTTCTGTGTGTCTCTGGAAACCACATTACCAAGAGGGAAGAACAAAGTGGAGTTGACATTGTGGGGGGATGGTGGGGGTAGAATACACACACTGTCAAATAAGGGGCTCCTTTGCGATCTATTTTCAATCAAGTAGCTACTAATGTGCTCTGCTTGTGTTTTACCCCTGACTGCTCATGGCACTGTTTGACTCCTCTAGTCCGTCTCAAGTTTCAAGTTATTTGAAGTAGttgctctctttttctttatttttgccaTGTTTGACTTCTGTTCTTCAATCACAAGAAGCtagacaaaatgcaaaacacactGCTGCTGATGCATTTTATCTAGACTGTGAATATTGTTCTCTGGTCAGGGCCAGCATCCCATTGACTTTGGATGTTGCACTTGGATATTTTCTTTTTGCTGACATGTATCTTAAAGGTTtacataaaacaattaaaaaaagccttacatttaaatgtttgtttttctagtGAACAACTTctaaaatgattattattatatgaaaAAGTGTTCAACCATTTTGAAAaggtttgtatttgttttacacaactatcGCGGTTGTGACTAGGCTCAAGCGGGGCTCAAGTCAAGAACAGGAAATCATCACACTGTATCCTCATTAGCATAGAAAAGGTTGACTTACTGTTTCTTTATGACTATTTCTGCTGAATCAGCAATTTCAAGAGTTAACAGATTGCCAAGTGTATCcaactacttttaaaataaaaaacaacggAGAAAcgtgatttaattttttttctgtaagaAATACACTGAATCAATCCAAAAAGCAAGCTTTTTTTCCACAATAATTGGTTGCATTACCTTGAATTAGTTAGCTGCAGTTAGCATGGCTTTACAGTCAACATTCATTTTTACAAACATGATAATTTAGTGATACTTTAAGTCATGTTCATCATTGCTTTGCACTTATGTCTTTCTGCATGGCCAAGTGAGAGAAGAGAAACATCTGATTCTACAAAGAGTGACCCTATCACCATTGGTGGAAGAATTTTCAGATCCTTCATTAAAGGCTCcatgataaaagtcctgcattgaaagaATTTACTTAAAGGTAAAAGTACCTTAGTATTATCCACAACATGtacttaacataaaaaaaatgaagtctATACTGCCATGTACGCTTAGTTTAATGTATAGCAATGCATAGTTCAAAAGGTACATTTCAACGtagaatttgcctctgaaatgtaatggagaaaagtttaaaaagtaGTACAAAATTGGAAATACTTAAGTATAATTACCTTCAAattgtactgaagtacagtaccaGAGTACTACAACATTTACACAGAATTTGAGTTTTTCCTTGTAGGAAATGTACTTTTGATATcaaattacaatatttacagtcagatttttaaatgtaattgtttCATATTTATCATTTAATTCCCTAAACTGTTACATGAATTTTGTAAGTCATATACATTTCGTATAGCTATGAATAAAACATATAATAAACTATGGATGAACTAACCCTACCCCCTGGGGGATGGTCTCTGTCCTTGCCCCACTTTCGCACGACCGTGGTCAGATGATCTCTCATTGGCTATTCCGACTCTTTAATCAAAACGGCTCGACTCTGATTGGTCGCGGTGTTAGCCACATGTCAACCCCAGCCAATCGGGAGACACCTCGAGGAAAAGCAAGGTACGGATGTACAAGCGTTAGCTAGCTTAATTGTTACTGCTGCTAAACACAAGAAGGAGATAGGTACAGTGTATTTCAGAGTGTTCAGGTACAGTTTTCTCAATATAAACACCGGTTTACATACACAGCTCTAACTGGGGATAGTATGGACAAGTCAAACACAGTTACTTGCACCGCTCCTGTGAACATAGCTGTCATCAAATACTGTAAGTAACGTTAATGACATTACCTTGCCTCGACTTATGCTTCAGGTGGTTTAGCTCTAGGACGCTAAGATACCTAAATCCTGTCTAACATTAAACAacaataacgttacatgtattttgtatgtatggTGACTTGTGTCTACTGGGCATTAAATGGGTGGATTAAGTGTCGAGCATCTTCAAGTCTGCTTCAATCTAATAATACCTCAGTTATGCACTTTGTATAAAACTTACTTTTCagggggaaagagagatgaAGAATTAATTCTACCCATTAACTCATCGTTGAGCGTCACATTGCATCAAGACCAGGTATTTAAGTAAACAGCAATGTCATCAGTCAGACTATGACACATTTATCTTTATCAAGTGTTGGTGCTCCTGTCCAGAGCAGCCCCgaatattttcttcttttaggTTTTTAAAGAAATCAAATATGATTGAGTAAATGTTCTTCTGTTCGCCTACTATTCAGTTCAGAGTATTGAAGACCCCATTTACTCGGCATTGTCGGGGTTCCTTGATTTGCAACTAGAGCAGCCCATATTATTATGGCATTTCCATTCAGATGTAGCAGATTTGTCAGCTAAACATTCATTCTGTGAAATGTACTGCAGCATAGTATAACAAACTGTTATACTACTACTATAATACTGTTTATTCCATATTCCTACCTTACCTATGTTATGTAACACAAAAATAGTAACCTCTCACTTTTTTGGTGGCAGGAGTGAAAATTAGTAATtctcaacatttgttgtgttatggtttcAGAATGTTAAAGACAGTTGTAGAACAATTAGATACAAAATAGGATGTAGGCTCTACAGGATGATTTTTTTCCTTGGCAACTATCATGTTTTCCCTAAATGATGTATAGATTTTTAGGCATTCTATTatcaaatggcttgaaaaatAGTTCATATAGCTGCtataaatggagaaaaaaatctttCCAATGGAGCATGCCCCAGTACCCCCTAAGTTTGTGCTGAGCCCAGAATGTTTAAAACATCTGGCTCTGACCCCTGGCCACTTGTGCTATGTCATGCATTTTGTAGTGACAAACTTTGTAGCAGAGCTGGCGTTAGAATATAGTGACAACATTTGTGTGACATTGTCCCTGTAAAAGGTTTCTTTGAAATATGTAATTGAAACATAGCAAGATAGTACAAATGCATGATTCTGATTGTAGAAAATATTAACCTTTTCATTGAATTATGCCTGGATAATGGGTAGCATACATGTTGTCACTTATGATGTGCAGATCTTGAGGCTAAAGTTTTCTAATCTGGCTTTGTATCAGTGATTAGATGTCTACAATTTGATATAGATCTGTCTTGTCTTCCTCCTTCTATTCAGCTGAAAACAACTACAACAGTTGCAACCAGCAGATCATTTCAGGAAGATCGAATATGGCTAAATGGCAAAGAGGAGGACATAACCCATCCTAGACTACAGTCCTgtctgagagagagtgagtcCTGTCTGTTTTATTTGTCCTCTTAAAAAGCACAGAGAGGACAACAACTGTGATTTTGAGAGAGCGCAGGCCACCATATCCTTTTTCTGCGTGTTCTGTATTTAGTTCGACGACTAGCAAGGAAGAGAAGCAATGACGGGGACCCCGCTTTGGATTCAACTTGTTTGTCTCACAAAGTCCACATCTGCTCTGTAAACAACTTCCCCACTGCTGCCGGGCTTGCCTCCTCAGCTGCTGGATTTGCTTGTCtaggtgagaatgtgttgtaaaTGGGGTcttcagtggttcccaacctggggtccgggcacccccagggggggcggcaaagatcacaggggggagcacaagtctttatctggtttgaggttgaggtaaaacaaatatatttgcacatgttaaacaaattatgataatacattagaatatataatgtatacaaaagtctgtatgaaaactatatattttgttgtattctcgtttttcctgccgccacagcatcactattttatgaatgaaacatggtggagaaacgtaacagtgctgataactcctttgtatcaaaaaagaaagtaaggctctatctcgagagttacctcaacttttcttagacatgagtaggggggacgccaaggaaaaaaggttgggaaccactgcactaGAGTACTCATTTTATTGGAAGCACAACAGCTCAGTTCAAACAGTTCAAACGTGTGCCCATTCTTCAATAAACCATGTCTATCTGACATTTGATACATTTCcattaggggtgtgcaaaaaaatcgattcacattccTATcgcgattcaaaatcgattcatagaattccaaaaatcaattcatatattttttttctactgcagtCATATGGGAAAAGTAataacatttacatactgtgaattgtttttttttttaagattatgtttttgggcattttggacagcagaagacatgaaaggggaaaggggggggggatgacttgcagcaaagggccgcaggttgcaGGCCACACTCGTCTCTTCTGCTCTTACTCCCTCTTTCTTCACTGTGTTGCAGTTTACACTCTGGCTCGGGTGTTTGGCGTAGAAGGGGAGTTGTCGGACATTGCTCGGCAAGGCTCAGGCAGTGCATGCCGTAGTATGTATGGAGGGTTTGTCCAATGGATCATGGGACAGAAAGACGATGGCAAGGACAGTCTAGCCCAGCAGGTGGAGCCGGAGACTCATTGGCCTGAGCTCAGAGTCCTTGTACTAGTGGTAAGTCAGTTtatgtgttagagagagagagacacaaagaaaaaaaaaaaaaaaatgatgagtCACTTATATCTTGGCACATTCGTGCTCTATTGTGAAGGTCACATACTATTTTTTACTTCTATAAATGGCAATATCTTGTGCAACATGTAGAGCAAGCATCTTTACTAGTGCacacaatttttatttatttttttatttaacctttatttaaccaggagaaatcccattgagattcagaagctctttttcaagggagtcctggccaagacagcagtACACAAGttccatatttaaaatatacaacaaaaacatacaacagagaacagaaaaagaaaacagtcgGCAAATTAACATCATCTCCACATAATCACCAGCAGCGCTCAGTAGCTGCACATGTGCATTTAGTAAATTTTTACAATGCACACTTtaattgaaaaaagtaaaaagttatATCAATCAATGCACTTTTTCACAGGCCAGTGCTGAGAGGAAACCAGTGGGCAGCACCTCTGGGATGCAAACCAGTGTACAAACAAGCTGTCTCTTAAAGGTACTTTGTTCACTTACATTATTCAGTGCACTCACATTACTGTCAATACTGTTGAGGCGAGTAGTTCATTTACACTGTATTTAAAGCTAACTTGTTGTTACTCACAAGGGGGTCTATGTCactcttttctgtgtgtgcagcACCGGGCCGAGTCTGTCGTCCCAGGCCGGATGGCAGAGATGATTGAAGCGGTGCGAAGAAAGGACTTTGCTGCATTTGCTGAACTAACCATGAAGGACAGTAACCAGTTCCATGCAACCTGCCTTGACACATACCCTCCCATCTTCTACCTCAACAGTGTGTCTCAACAGGTTATCAATTTGGTGCATCGGTATAACAGACACTACGGGGAGACAAGGGTGAGAAACTTTATACTTCTGTAACTCAGAATAGCAGAACATATCAATGTAGTCCTTCCGGTGTAGTGTTGGACAGCTgtgtatttaccttttttttgttatactaAAAACAATGACACAACTCTGAAAATTAAAGAAAGCAAATCAAATGCAGCCTGCACAAAGAAATAGAGTAATAAATGGAAACATGGCTGCTTTAAAGGTTAGagaatcattaaaaaaaaaaaaaaaaaaaaagtccattgGCTTGGAAAATAGTAGTTATGCAGTACATGATTTGTAGTTATAGAGCTAAAACATGTAAACTACAAACATACTTAAAAAGTTATTCCGATCGTTTGTGGCAGTGTGTATGTCTTATAATAATGTACTCCATATATCATGTATAACTGTAGCCACCTCACTTTTGTATCACTGCTATTAAGTGGATGCTCTTTCTTTCTTGTGCTAGAAATGTGCCTCCGTTCATGCAGCTGAATTTCTGAGATGGTGTAATGAAGATGTGAAACTTgtggggtgttttttttttttcaaactctttATGTGATGGTCACGGTCTGTTTGTTCCCCTCTAGTTGGCTTACACATTTGATGCAGGACCAAACGCTGTGATCTACACTCTACAGCAGCATGTTCCTGAGTTTGTTCAGGCAGTTGAACATTTCTTCCCCccagagacaaacagaggacAGTGAGTTGACAGTTAACCGACTTAATTTGCTTTAGCTCTGCATAATATGAGAAACTAATTCATTCATCTGAAAATGTGAtctatatacataaatacacaatgaTATATGGGTGGGTTTTTTGGGCTCCTTTACAGTTGTTTATTAAGGTGTGTTTGCTTTCAGCCTCTTTGAAATGAGTCATTAAATGTTTCTTCCTTCTCTGCAGGTTTATTAAGGGTCTTCCAGTTAAGCGTGTTGCTCTTTCTGAGGAGCTGAAACAGGCAGTTGGTCTAGAGCCCATGCCAAAGGGAATAAGCTACATAATTAGTACCAAGGTACACATATACACGCAGATGTTATCACTCTgtagctttgttgtttttatcagTTCACTTTAAACCACAACTGAAAATCAGTGTTATCTGTTTTGATTTAAATGTCTTGGTGTGTCTATCTCAAGGCTGCACATTATTCAGTAGAAAGTGTAATGTATAATTGTCAGATTGCGAGACACCTTCGATTTATGTCAACATTTCCTTTTAACATTTCCCTTTTAACGCAACTTTGTGTTGCACTACTTCAGTTGGAAATGGTGGCACATATTGTGCTATACAGTAGTTCCTCTGCTTCACAGAGTCTTTGAATGTTTTATTAAACACGTTTAGACTTTATTAGAACAAGCTTTTAAAATTGCATTTTTACATGTTAACCCACAGACAGTCTTACGGATGATAAGTTATTTTGTATAATGATCTTTTCTCATTTTATGTTTAAGGCTGGACCAGGCCCTCGTGTTGTGGAGGATCCCACTCAGCATCTACTTGGATCTGATGGGTTGCCTAAGAAAACTCTGGGATGCCCTGCAGCCCAAAATGGACAAAGTTCCACTGAGCAATAACGAAGCCAATTCACCAGAGATCAAATCTGTCATATGTAATTAGGTTTTTAcaatcacagcaacaacagaTACCTTCCTTACAGTTGTGGATGTTCATATGTTTGCCTTGAATTATCAAACTACTGGTGTGCCTCTCCTCAGCTCTTTATTGCTCATTTCTCAGTACCTACAAGTGAATACTGTTTCAGAGGTATTTGATTACCTGTTTAGTCGTAGACATGATCATGTGCTCCACTTTGAGGCGGTAAATAAATAGACATGCTGGCACTGCCAATGTGCACCGAACCATGAATACAGTTTAGAACTGCAGCTGCAGTGTGCTCTGAGTACATGCTTATGTCTATGAGGTTTTGAATTTATGTATGTATCAAGGAGGGAGTTATAATTATGGtcactttattgtgttttcatttttcatcttgTGAAAACACAATTTCAGACTTACTACAATACATACGTAAATGATGTCAATTTATTCTGTAACAttaaatgaaatatattttagtcAGTAtaattgtttattgttttgtcttttgccATTTACAGATTCAAGCTTTTTTTTCAAGTAAAAACCGCTTTGGTCAACAATCTCTTCTACAAGTGACAAGACAACAGCTGAAAAGCTGGTTCGACctgccctgcggccctttgctgcatgtcattccccctctctctttcccctttcatgtcttcatctgtcttatataaatacattcctaaaatgccccaaaacaaatctttaaaaaaaatatgcacagTGACCAGTACCAACCAATTTATTCACCATTGTGCTTAAGATCTTTAAAATCAGGCAGACCAAATCTCTTAATTTGAAGTATTGTTGAAGGCTACTCCAAGTGAGGGGAGCAGAGCACATACAAGCTTTCTTTTCCAGTTCAGTCTGTGCACTTGGAACAGACAACCAAGACCATTTCTTATGATCTTAGACTGTAACTACAGTTAGATTGCTGTGCAATCAAAGTGCAGTATAGTGGGCGTTTACCCAGAATGGCTTTATAGATGAATAAGTACCATTCTGAGCCTATGAGAGTAAAGCATACAATGATGAGTGAGGGCTTTAGTTTGTAACAAGTGATATCCAGTACTCAACGTTCAAACAATATGTAGCCCAACAAGCACTACAAATgtgctttaacccttgtgttatcTTCCCAT
This sequence is a window from Perca flavescens isolate YP-PL-M2 chromosome 1, PFLA_1.0, whole genome shotgun sequence. Protein-coding genes within it:
- the pdcd5 gene encoding programmed cell death protein 5; its protein translation is MADDELDAIRRQRMAELQAKHGDASNNQQQGEEAKQRETDMRNSILAQVLDQSARARLNNLALVKPEKAKAVENYLIQMARFGKLGAKISESGLIEILEKVSQQTDKKTTVTFNRRKVMDSDDEDDY
- the mvda gene encoding diphosphomevalonate decarboxylase, which encodes MDKSNTVTCTAPVNIAVIKYWGKRDEELILPINSSLSVTLHQDQLKTTTTVATSRSFQEDRIWLNGKEEDITHPRLQSCLREIRRLARKRSNDGDPALDSTCLSHKVHICSVNNFPTAAGLASSAAGFACLVYTLARVFGVEGELSDIARQGSGSACRSMYGGFVQWIMGQKDDGKDSLAQQVEPETHWPELRVLVLVASAERKPVGSTSGMQTSVQTSCLLKHRAESVVPGRMAEMIEAVRRKDFAAFAELTMKDSNQFHATCLDTYPPIFYLNSVSQQVINLVHRYNRHYGETRLAYTFDAGPNAVIYTLQQHVPEFVQAVEHFFPPETNRGQFIKGLPVKRVALSEELKQAVGLEPMPKGISYIISTKAGPGPRVVEDPTQHLLGSDGLPKKTLGCPAAQNGQSSTEQ